The genomic interval GTTTAAAGAAACTATTCTAGATTCATAAGGCATTTCCTTCTCCACAGACAAAACTAGTGTTCATTCGCTAAAAAAAGAAGGAATAATAATTGATTCGACAATAGGAAAAATACTATTCAGTTTTTGTAAACATACCTGCTGAACGTTTAAACAATGTCCACCATTTTGCTTGCTTTACTTCTTTTTGTGCAACTAATGGACTTGTTACTAATGTTTTGCCATCTTGCTTATAGGTAATTTTTCCAATTTCCTGTCCTTTTTCGATTGGAGCTTTTACGTTTTTATTCATGGTGATTACTTTTTCTAATTTATCTATTTTCTCTCCTTTTTTAGTAAGGATGGAAATAGGTTCGCTTGTAACAGCGGTTATTTCTTTTTCTGAGCCCTTACTTACTTTCACTTTTCCAATTGCTTCTTCCCGTTTATGCAATGGATGTGTTTCATATTGACTAAATGCATAATCAAGCATTTTTGTCACCTGTGCATTTCTTTCTTTCGATGTTGGCGCACCGAAAACAACTGCAATTACACGCATTCCATTCTTCATAGCAGTTGCTGTTAAACAGTATTTCGCTTCAGCTGTAAATCCCGTTTTTAATCCGTCTACTCCTGGGTAAAACTTAACAAGACGATTTGTATTCACAAGCCAAAACTTTTTATCTGTATCTTCTCTTAAATAATCTTCATACGTACCGGTGAATTTTGTAATATCTTCATATTTCAATAGCTCTTTTGCCATAAGTGCCATATCTTTTGCAGA from Niallia sp. FSL W8-0635 carries:
- a CDS encoding D-alanyl-D-alanine carboxypeptidase family protein — translated: MKRIISMLIITCFLTSILAPSTLAAEKKQELVDNVKSAILIDRDTGTIMYEKNSEEKLPPASMTKIMTMLLIMEAIDQGKLKLDEKIRTSEHAASMGGSQIFLEPGEEMTTEEMLKGIAIGSGNDAAVAVAERLAGSEDEFVNLMNKKAKELGLESTKFQNVTGLPVEDHYSSAKDMALMAKELLKYEDITKFTGTYEDYLREDTDKKFWLVNTNRLVKFYPGVDGLKTGFTAEAKYCLTATAMKNGMRVIAVVFGAPTSKERNAQVTKMLDYAFSQYETHPLHKREEAIGKVKVSKGSEKEITAVTSEPISILTKKGEKIDKLEKVITMNKNVKAPIEKGQEIGKITYKQDGKTLVTSPLVAQKEVKQAKWWTLFKRSAGMFTKTE